One region of Lebetimonas natsushimae genomic DNA includes:
- the rplX gene encoding 50S ribosomal protein L24, whose protein sequence is MAARKNLPPKFKIKKGDTVKVIAGDDRGKTGEVLKVLPKEAKVIVKGVNIVKKAVKPTEANPKGGFEYIEKPIHISNVKKVEG, encoded by the coding sequence ATGGCTGCTAGAAAAAATCTACCTCCTAAATTCAAAATTAAAAAAGGCGACACTGTAAAAGTGATTGCCGGGGATGACAGAGGTAAAACAGGTGAAGTTTTAAAAGTGCTTCCAAAAGAAGCGAAAGTAATTGTTAAAGGTGTGAATATTGTTAAAAAGGCTGTTAAGCCAACTGAAGCCAACCCAAAAGGTGGTTTTGAATACATTGAAAAACCTATTCACATTTCAAACGTAAAAAAAGTAGAAGGCTAA
- the rplE gene encoding 50S ribosomal protein L5: MFEVKERYLKEVRPKLVEEFDIKNPMLIPNLEKIVVSAGVGEGSRDKKFLESVADTLTIITGQKAVITPAKKSVAGFKVREGMPVGVKVTLRGDRMWSFLQKLISVALPRVRDFKGVKRDGFDGRGNFNFGLTEQLVFTEVDYDSIIRVHGMNINISTTTEDDKMAERMLELIGFPFTKGKANG; this comes from the coding sequence ATGTTTGAAGTAAAAGAAAGATATTTAAAAGAAGTAAGACCAAAATTGGTCGAAGAATTTGATATTAAAAATCCTATGCTTATACCTAATCTTGAAAAAATTGTTGTAAGTGCTGGTGTAGGTGAAGGTAGCAGAGATAAAAAATTCCTTGAAAGCGTAGCTGATACTCTTACAATAATTACAGGGCAAAAAGCTGTAATTACTCCTGCAAAAAAATCTGTTGCAGGATTTAAAGTAAGAGAAGGTATGCCTGTAGGTGTAAAAGTTACACTTAGAGGCGACAGAATGTGGAGCTTTTTACAAAAATTAATTTCAGTTGCTCTTCCAAGAGTGAGAGACTTTAAAGGTGTAAAAAGAGACGGATTTGATGGAAGAGGTAATTTTAACTTCGGTCTTACAGAACAATTGGTGTTTACTGAAGTAGATTACGATTCAATTATCAGAGTTCACGGTATGAATATTAATATTTCAACAACAACAGAAGATGATAAAATGGCTGAGAGAATGCTAGAACTTATCGGATTCCCATTTACAAAAGGAAAAGCAAATGGCTAA
- a CDS encoding type Z 30S ribosomal protein S14, giving the protein MAKKSMIAKAKRKPKYKVRAYTRCSICGRVHSVYRDFGICRICLRKMANEGLLPGVKKASW; this is encoded by the coding sequence ATGGCTAAAAAAAGTATGATAGCTAAAGCTAAAAGAAAACCTAAATATAAAGTTAGAGCATACACAAGATGCTCTATTTGCGGTAGAGTTCACTCTGTTTACAGAGATTTTGGTATTTGCAGGATTTGTTTAAGAAAAATGGCAAATGAGGGATTACTCCCTGGTGTTAAAAAAGCTAGTTGGTAA
- the rpsH gene encoding 30S ribosomal protein S8 produces the protein MMSDIIADGLTRIRNAALRKLEVTKLNYSRLMEDVLKVFQEKGYIEGYKVIEDGNKKFINVTLKYDENGESVINEVKRISKPGRRVYKGYEDIKNFKNGFGTIVVSTNKGVLANDEAYRQKVGGEVICSIW, from the coding sequence ATGATGAGCGATATTATTGCAGACGGATTAACAAGAATCAGAAACGCTGCACTGAGAAAACTTGAAGTTACGAAACTTAACTATTCGCGCCTTATGGAAGATGTATTAAAAGTTTTCCAAGAAAAAGGTTATATTGAAGGTTATAAAGTAATTGAAGACGGAAACAAAAAATTTATAAATGTTACACTTAAATATGATGAAAACGGTGAGAGCGTAATTAACGAAGTTAAAAGAATTTCTAAACCTGGAAGAAGAGTTTACAAAGGTTACGAAGATATTAAAAACTTCAAAAACGGATTTGGAACTATTGTAGTTTCTACAAATAAAGGTGTATTAGCAAACGATGAAGCCTACAGACAAAAAGTAGGCGGAGAAGTAATTTGTAGTATCTGGTAA
- the rplF gene encoding 50S ribosomal protein L6 produces the protein MSRIGKLPVKLASGLEAKLEGNKLIIKKGQDEKVIDTKGVVKVNIDGDTITFAPVNENDKFAKAMWGTVRALANNAVIGLTKGFEKKLEINGVGYRAAVKGNVLELQLGFSHPINYEIPAGITITVEKNIITVKGSDKQQVGQVAAEIRSFRKPEPYKGKGVKYVDEVIIRKAGKTAKK, from the coding sequence ATGAGTAGAATAGGTAAATTGCCCGTAAAGTTAGCTTCTGGCCTTGAAGCTAAGCTTGAAGGGAATAAATTAATTATAAAAAAAGGCCAAGATGAAAAAGTTATTGATACAAAAGGTGTAGTAAAAGTTAATATTGACGGTGATACTATAACTTTTGCACCTGTTAACGAAAATGATAAATTTGCTAAAGCTATGTGGGGGACTGTTAGAGCGCTTGCTAACAATGCTGTTATAGGTTTAACAAAAGGTTTTGAGAAAAAACTTGAAATTAACGGTGTTGGTTACAGAGCAGCGGTTAAAGGTAATGTTTTAGAATTACAACTCGGGTTTTCACACCCTATTAATTATGAAATTCCTGCTGGAATTACTATTACAGTTGAAAAAAACATTATTACCGTAAAAGGTAGTGACAAACAACAAGTAGGGCAAGTAGCAGCTGAAATAAGAAGCTTCAGAAAACCTGAACCATACAAAGGTAAGGGTGTTAAATATGTTGATGAAGTTATCATTAGAAAAGCTGGTAAAACAGCTAAAAAATAA
- the rplR gene encoding 50S ribosomal protein L18, producing MRRSKELARRDLRRLKRKRRVRGRISGTAEMPRVTIYKSNKYIIVQAIDDTAGKTLVFLNTGHIENKLPANINGAKEAAKIFAEKLKEAGIEKVAFDRNGYKYHGVVAAFADTLRENGIKL from the coding sequence ATGAGAAGAAGTAAAGAATTAGCAAGAAGAGATTTAAGAAGACTTAAAAGAAAAAGAAGAGTAAGAGGCAGAATCAGCGGGACTGCTGAAATGCCAAGAGTTACTATTTATAAGTCAAATAAATATATTATTGTTCAAGCTATTGATGATACAGCTGGAAAAACTTTGGTATTTTTAAATACAGGGCATATTGAAAACAAACTTCCGGCTAATATAAACGGTGCTAAAGAAGCTGCTAAAATTTTTGCTGAAAAATTAAAAGAAGCAGGAATTGAAAAAGTTGCTTTTGATAGAAATGGATATAAATATCATGGTGTAGTTGCAGCATTTGCAGATACTCTAAGAGAAAATGGTATAAAACTGTAA
- the rpsE gene encoding 30S ribosomal protein S5, translating to MAKREVIKDYNREEFEEVVVNVGRITKVVKGGRRFRFNALVVVGNKKGIVGVGTGKAKEVPDAIKKAIDDAFKNLVKIEGIHGNTINHDVEVKFNASKILLKPASEGTGLIAGGAVRPVLELVGIKDILSKSLGSNNPHNLVRATVEALKKIKSKKA from the coding sequence ATGGCTAAAAGAGAAGTTATTAAAGATTATAACAGAGAAGAATTTGAAGAAGTAGTTGTTAATGTTGGAAGAATTACTAAAGTTGTTAAAGGTGGTAGAAGATTCAGATTTAACGCTTTAGTAGTTGTTGGAAATAAAAAAGGAATAGTTGGAGTTGGAACTGGTAAAGCAAAAGAAGTTCCTGATGCTATTAAAAAAGCTATTGATGATGCATTTAAAAATTTAGTTAAAATTGAAGGTATTCATGGTAATACAATTAACCATGATGTTGAAGTTAAATTCAATGCATCAAAAATTTTATTAAAACCGGCCAGTGAAGGTACAGGGTTAATTGCAGGTGGTGCGGTAAGACCGGTACTGGAACTTGTGGGAATTAAAGATATTCTTTCTAAATCACTTGGATCAAACAATCCACACAATCTTGTAAGAGCGACTGTTGAAGCTCTTAAAAAGATTAAAAGTAAAAAGGCGTAA
- the rplO gene encoding 50S ribosomal protein L15, translated as MALENLKPACGSTHKTKRVGRGPASGYGKTSTRGQKGQKSRTGYKQKRGFEGGQQPIQRRLPKIGFKSRVVKPQAINVDKFSAILELDEITMENLAKVVKLRAEKVKLIGTKAKELKDKIKDSNITTSGK; from the coding sequence ATGGCATTAGAAAACTTAAAACCGGCTTGCGGGTCAACTCATAAAACAAAAAGAGTGGGACGCGGACCTGCCAGCGGATACGGAAAAACATCAACAAGAGGTCAAAAAGGTCAAAAATCCAGAACTGGTTACAAACAAAAAAGAGGTTTTGAAGGTGGTCAACAGCCAATTCAAAGAAGATTACCTAAAATCGGTTTTAAATCAAGAGTGGTAAAACCTCAGGCTATTAATGTTGATAAATTTAGCGCAATTTTAGAACTTGATGAAATTACAATGGAAAATTTAGCTAAAGTTGTAAAATTAAGAGCTGAAAAAGTAAAACTTATTGGTACTAAAGCAAAAGAATTAAAAGATAAAATAAAAGATAGTAATATTACTACTTCTGGAAAGTAA
- the secY gene encoding preprotein translocase subunit SecY: protein MNPIAKKILITLGFLLVYRILAYVPVPGVNIDVIKDFFAGHQHDALGLLNMFSGNAVSRMSIIALGVMPYITASIIMELLAATFPGLGELKKDSSGFQKYMQIIKYSTVAIAFIQAIGIAIGLSHLTGRGGESAVMIDNTTFIFLTAFSMLGGTMFLVWIGEQITEKGIGNGISLIIFAGIVSRIPAAIVGTLNLVDVGELSVIGLIFVLIIVVATVSFIIYVELAERRIPVSYQKKVLMQNRFKRIMNYIPIKVNLSGVIPPIFASAILMFPLTVLSGVSNPILISIRDALNPNGYLFHIIEFLLVIFFAYFYASIVFNAKDIAENLKKQGGFIPGIRPGESTAKFLNEVASRLTFWGSMYLGIITILPWLLVKLMGINFYFGGTAVLIVVQVAIDTMRKIQAQLTMQKYDTLSVTGL from the coding sequence ATGAATCCGATAGCTAAAAAAATTCTTATAACCCTTGGCTTTCTTCTTGTTTACAGAATTCTTGCCTATGTTCCTGTTCCGGGGGTTAATATAGATGTAATCAAAGATTTTTTTGCAGGGCACCAGCATGATGCTTTGGGTCTATTAAATATGTTCAGCGGTAATGCTGTTAGCAGAATGAGTATTATTGCTCTTGGTGTTATGCCTTACATTACAGCTTCAATTATTATGGAACTTCTTGCTGCGACATTTCCGGGGCTTGGTGAACTTAAAAAAGACAGCAGTGGATTTCAAAAATATATGCAGATAATTAAATATTCAACTGTTGCTATTGCTTTTATTCAGGCAATCGGAATTGCAATCGGGCTTTCTCATTTAACAGGTCGTGGCGGTGAAAGTGCGGTAATGATTGACAATACTACATTTATATTTTTAACTGCATTTTCAATGCTCGGCGGTACTATGTTTTTGGTCTGGATTGGTGAACAGATTACCGAAAAAGGTATTGGAAACGGTATCAGTTTAATCATTTTTGCAGGTATTGTAAGTAGAATTCCGGCGGCGATTGTAGGAACACTTAATTTGGTAGATGTGGGTGAGCTAAGCGTAATAGGACTTATTTTTGTTTTAATTATTGTGGTTGCAACTGTTTCATTTATTATTTATGTGGAGCTAGCCGAAAGAAGGATTCCAGTTTCTTATCAGAAAAAAGTTTTAATGCAAAACAGATTTAAAAGAATTATGAATTATATTCCGATTAAAGTGAATTTGAGTGGGGTAATACCTCCCATTTTTGCAAGTGCAATTTTAATGTTCCCTTTAACTGTACTTAGCGGGGTTAGTAATCCGATATTAATTTCTATCAGGGACGCTTTAAATCCAAATGGTTATTTATTTCATATTATAGAATTTTTACTTGTTATATTTTTTGCATATTTTTATGCATCAATTGTATTTAATGCAAAAGATATTGCAGAAAATCTTAAAAAACAAGGTGGTTTTATTCCTGGAATCAGACCGGGTGAGAGTACGGCTAAATTTTTAAACGAAGTTGCAAGCAGATTGACTTTCTGGGGATCTATGTATTTGGGAATAATTACAATACTTCCATGGCTTTTAGTAAAACTTATGGGTATTAATTTTTATTTTGGTGGAACCGCTGTATTGATCGTTGTGCAAGTAGCAATTGATACAATGAGAAAAATTCAGGCACAACTTACTATGCAAAAATATGACACTCTCTCAGTTACAGGGCTTTAA
- the map gene encoding type I methionyl aminopeptidase produces MAIAIRKPSEIEEIKKAGKIVGKTLKLLRENAKPGVTPLELDKMAEDFIRSQNARPAFKGLYDFPNAVCISKNGVVIHGIPDNEPLKEGDVVGFDVGAELNGWYGDAAITVGIGNIKEEHQKMIDVAKGALYHAIENIKPGMRYKQISKLIEDYITSHGYVPLRGYSGHGIGRKPHEEPQILNYVEGKPNQGEKVKNGHVFCLEPMLCHKNGEPVLGEDGWSVYCEDLDVGVHYEHQIAVVENRAIILTEEN; encoded by the coding sequence TTGGCTATAGCTATTAGAAAACCTAGTGAAATAGAAGAAATTAAAAAAGCCGGTAAAATTGTTGGTAAGACTCTTAAACTTCTTAGGGAAAATGCAAAACCCGGTGTTACACCACTTGAACTTGATAAAATGGCCGAGGACTTTATCAGAAGTCAGAATGCAAGACCTGCTTTTAAAGGTTTATATGATTTTCCAAATGCCGTTTGTATTTCAAAAAACGGTGTTGTAATACACGGAATTCCCGATAATGAACCTTTAAAAGAAGGTGATGTGGTCGGATTTGACGTTGGAGCTGAACTTAACGGATGGTATGGGGATGCCGCAATTACTGTCGGAATCGGAAATATTAAAGAAGAACACCAGAAAATGATAGATGTTGCAAAAGGCGCATTATATCACGCAATTGAAAATATAAAACCGGGTATGAGATATAAACAGATTAGTAAGCTTATTGAAGATTATATTACATCTCACGGATATGTACCTTTAAGGGGATACAGCGGACATGGAATTGGAAGAAAACCTCATGAAGAACCTCAAATCCTTAATTATGTAGAAGGTAAACCGAATCAGGGTGAGAAAGTAAAAAACGGACATGTTTTCTGTCTTGAACCAATGCTGTGCCATAAAAACGGTGAACCAGTTTTAGGTGAGGACGGATGGTCTGTATATTGTGAAGATTTGGATGTGGGGGTTCATTATGAACATCAGATTGCAGTAGTTGAAAATAGAGCAATAATTTTAACGGAGGAGAATTAA
- the infA gene encoding translation initiation factor IF-1, with translation MAKDVLEVDGIVKEALPNAMFKVELEGLKKEVLCHISGKIRMNYIKIVPGDKVKVEINPYSLDKGRITYRYK, from the coding sequence ATGGCAAAAGACGTTTTAGAAGTAGATGGAATAGTAAAAGAGGCACTTCCCAATGCAATGTTTAAAGTAGAACTTGAAGGTCTTAAAAAAGAAGTGTTATGTCATATAAGTGGCAAAATTAGAATGAATTATATTAAAATAGTACCGGGTGATAAGGTAAAAGTGGAAATTAATCCGTACAGTCTTGATAAGGGAAGAATTACTTACAGATATAAATAA
- a CDS encoding PhoH family protein codes for MLIKDKNFEFGHFLGVKEVNEFKKYIKEKFNYELKPWDFVITKDEVRDLAYCYNPHKGIERIDNIPETSKIRVKGASIIEPKDIYQKCAVYAMKESEAALITGRFGSGKTLIATAMALSQTKRKIFITRPPIGISSAYDIGFLPGSKDEKMLEWAGGFLSALNYMYKDSKGMNYENIKNQLFFEKFEIIPLNMIQGVSILEGEILIVDEVQLITREYMSMILSRMSEGSKLFLLGDLYQTYSTISKKDSGLYRLQQLLPHEAIAHVELKNIYRNKLTDLAMKLTE; via the coding sequence ATTTTAATAAAAGATAAAAATTTTGAGTTTGGCCATTTTCTTGGCGTAAAAGAAGTAAATGAATTTAAAAAATATATAAAAGAAAAATTTAACTACGAACTTAAACCCTGGGATTTTGTAATTACAAAAGATGAAGTAAGAGACCTTGCATACTGCTATAATCCACACAAAGGAATTGAAAGAATAGACAATATTCCAGAAACCAGCAAAATCAGGGTAAAAGGAGCATCAATTATAGAGCCAAAAGACATTTATCAAAAATGTGCTGTATATGCTATGAAAGAAAGTGAAGCCGCATTAATTACAGGAAGGTTTGGAAGCGGAAAAACACTCATTGCAACTGCAATGGCACTAAGCCAAACCAAAAGAAAAATTTTTATAACACGTCCCCCTATCGGAATCAGTTCAGCTTATGATATAGGATTTTTACCCGGAAGCAAAGATGAAAAAATGCTGGAATGGGCGGGCGGTTTTTTAAGTGCCCTGAATTATATGTACAAAGATTCCAAGGGTATGAATTACGAAAATATAAAAAACCAGCTCTTTTTTGAAAAATTTGAAATAATCCCTCTTAATATGATTCAGGGTGTTTCCATACTTGAAGGAGAAATTTTAATAGTAGATGAAGTTCAGCTTATTACAAGAGAATATATGAGTATGATTTTAAGCAGAATGAGTGAAGGGAGCAAACTCTTTTTACTTGGTGATTTATATCAGACATATTCTACTATTTCAAAAAAAGACAGCGGACTTTACAGACTTCAACAACTTTTGCCACATGAGGCAATAGCCCATGTGGAACTTAAAAACATATACAGAAACAAACTTACAGACCTTGCGATGAAACTGACTGAATAA
- the nadC gene encoding carboxylating nicotinate-nucleotide diphosphorylase has translation MNLMKHQIVDFLKEALNEDIGRGDLARSLIKGETTAFVKSKSEGIVAGLEYIKYFSEIADVKFDFFYKDGSEYKNGDIIFEVYGNAKDILSIERTMLNILQHASGIASNAYKFSKIADNKIKILDTRKTRPKLRIFEKYAAFCGGITNHRLGLDDCLMLKDTHLALFTSIKEAINKARKLIPFTTKIEVECENFEMAKEAMEAGADIVMCDNMEFDEIKKVAEFRNDNFPKVLLEASGNVTLENIKKYIDTGVDAISSGAIIHHAVFKDFSMKIQ, from the coding sequence ATGAATTTAATGAAGCATCAAATAGTTGATTTCTTAAAAGAAGCCTTAAATGAAGATATAGGCAGAGGGGATTTGGCAAGAAGTTTAATAAAAGGGGAAACAACAGCTTTTGTAAAATCAAAAAGTGAGGGTATAGTTGCAGGGCTTGAATATATTAAATATTTCAGCGAAATTGCTGATGTGAAATTTGATTTTTTTTATAAAGACGGAAGCGAATATAAAAACGGGGATATTATTTTTGAAGTTTACGGTAATGCCAAAGACATCCTTTCAATTGAAAGAACAATGCTGAATATTTTGCAACATGCAAGTGGAATTGCAAGCAATGCATATAAATTTTCTAAAATTGCAGATAATAAAATAAAAATTCTTGATACACGAAAAACAAGACCAAAATTAAGGATTTTTGAAAAATATGCGGCATTTTGCGGAGGAATTACAAACCACAGGCTCGGCCTTGATGACTGTTTGATGCTAAAAGATACCCATTTAGCGCTTTTTACATCAATAAAAGAAGCTATTAATAAAGCAAGAAAACTTATTCCTTTTACCACAAAAATAGAAGTTGAGTGCGAAAATTTTGAAATGGCAAAAGAGGCTATGGAAGCCGGGGCTGATATAGTAATGTGCGATAACATGGAATTTGATGAAATAAAAAAAGTTGCTGAATTTAGAAATGACAATTTTCCAAAAGTTTTATTGGAGGCCAGTGGAAACGTGACTTTGGAAAATATAAAAAAATACATTGATACAGGTGTAGATGCAATCAGCAGCGGGGCTATCATTCATCACGCAGTATTTAAAGATTTTTCAATGAAAATACAATAA
- the nadA gene encoding quinolinate synthase NadA, producing MVEEIKKLKEKLNITIAAHYYEKKEVFELADLTGDSLALAKKTANINNPLIFCGVKFMGESAKILNPNIDVYMPKLADCSMARMAKENLVENNIQLLKENNIDFIPITYINSTAKTKAIVAKEGGLTCTSSNSKKIIEWALSQNKKVFFLPDKNLGTNTAIKLGVKSKIIGEVGWQEADIICFDGHCSVHQLFMPEHIDFYRERYPDIKIAVHPECSPEVVAKADFAGSTSQILEYVKSHKNEKIAIGTEINFVNWIKENINPNIYILSSTKPECPSMNETTLKDLYNLLKSIDEGKGYNKIEVEKDIAKNAKKALERMMELS from the coding sequence ATGGTTGAAGAAATCAAAAAATTGAAAGAAAAACTGAATATTACAATCGCCGCCCATTATTATGAAAAAAAAGAAGTTTTTGAACTGGCTGACTTAACCGGTGACAGTCTTGCCCTTGCCAAAAAAACAGCAAATATAAATAATCCCCTAATTTTCTGCGGTGTAAAATTTATGGGAGAGAGTGCAAAAATATTAAATCCAAACATTGATGTTTATATGCCAAAACTTGCCGATTGTTCAATGGCAAGAATGGCCAAAGAAAATTTAGTAGAAAATAACATACAATTATTAAAAGAAAACAATATTGATTTTATTCCGATTACATATATAAATTCTACCGCTAAAACAAAGGCTATTGTGGCAAAAGAAGGCGGACTTACCTGTACAAGCTCAAATTCGAAAAAAATTATAGAATGGGCACTTTCTCAAAACAAAAAAGTATTTTTCCTGCCAGATAAAAATCTGGGTACCAACACGGCTATAAAACTCGGTGTGAAATCAAAAATAATAGGTGAAGTTGGATGGCAGGAAGCTGATATCATCTGTTTTGACGGGCACTGCTCCGTACATCAGCTTTTTATGCCGGAACACATTGATTTTTACAGAGAAAGATATCCCGATATTAAAATAGCCGTTCATCCGGAATGTTCTCCTGAAGTTGTGGCAAAAGCAGACTTTGCGGGAAGCACTTCGCAGATTTTAGAATACGTAAAATCCCATAAAAATGAAAAAATTGCAATCGGAACCGAAATAAATTTTGTAAACTGGATTAAAGAAAACATAAATCCTAACATATATATCTTAAGTTCAACCAAACCAGAATGTCCTAGTATGAATGAAACAACCTTGAAAGACTTATATAATCTTTTAAAATCAATAGATGAGGGAAAAGGATATAATAAAATAGAAGTTGAAAAAGATATTGCAAAAAACGCAAAAAAAGCACTTGAGAGAATGATGGAGCTCTCATGA
- the plsY gene encoding glycerol-3-phosphate 1-O-acyltransferase PlsY, whose amino-acid sequence MHNLLWYLAAYLIGGIPFGYLIAKYFAGINIKEHGSGNIGATNVLRVLKEIDPARAKKLAAVTLFLDAFKGAFVVLLAKFFGVCDATLWAIAVIAVIGHCFSPYLKFEGGKGVATTAGVLLVLIPKAVLVGLVVWFIMAKTIRISSLSSLTGILVGMASSYILYPDLSIRSHAPLWIIAFVVIYKHKENIYRILTGQEKRVV is encoded by the coding sequence ATGCATAATTTATTATGGTATCTTGCAGCATATTTGATTGGGGGAATTCCGTTTGGATATCTAATAGCAAAATATTTTGCCGGAATTAATATTAAAGAACACGGAAGCGGCAATATCGGTGCTACAAATGTTTTGAGGGTTTTAAAGGAAATAGACCCGGCTCGCGCCAAAAAACTTGCGGCAGTTACACTTTTTTTAGATGCCTTTAAAGGGGCGTTTGTAGTGCTTTTGGCAAAATTTTTTGGGGTTTGTGATGCAACGCTTTGGGCTATTGCTGTAATTGCGGTTATAGGTCACTGTTTTTCTCCTTATTTAAAATTTGAGGGAGGAAAAGGAGTTGCTACAACTGCCGGGGTTTTGCTTGTTTTAATTCCAAAAGCAGTGCTCGTTGGTTTGGTTGTATGGTTTATTATGGCTAAGACTATCAGAATTTCGTCACTCAGTTCACTTACAGGGATACTTGTGGGAATGGCAAGTAGTTATATTTTATATCCTGATTTGTCAATTCGTTCACATGCTCCGTTGTGGATAATTGCTTTTGTGGTGATTTATAAACACAAAGAAAATATTTACAGAATTCTTACAGGACAAGAAAAGAGAGTGGTTTAA
- a CDS encoding dihydroneopterin aldolase yields MKSEKIMENGEFRIVIEELTFKAIIGILEEERVNEQLVVVNCKIDYEGKENFINYAEVCDLIQNSIIENKFKLIEEAVEFIEKKLLEKYSNMKTLYLQIKKPEILKNALVGVEILRKY; encoded by the coding sequence ATGAAAAGTGAAAAGATAATGGAAAATGGAGAATTTAGGATTGTAATAGAAGAACTGACTTTTAAAGCTATTATAGGAATTTTGGAGGAAGAGAGGGTTAATGAACAGTTGGTTGTGGTTAACTGTAAAATAGATTATGAAGGTAAGGAAAACTTTATAAATTATGCTGAAGTCTGTGATTTGATTCAAAATTCAATTATTGAAAATAAGTTTAAATTAATTGAAGAGGCGGTTGAATTTATAGAAAAAAAATTATTGGAGAAATATTCCAATATGAAAACACTTTATCTTCAGATAAAAAAGCCTGAAATTTTAAAGAATGCTTTAGTGGGAGTGGAAATTTTAAGAAAATATTAA
- the hsrA gene encoding homeostatic response regulator transcription factor HsrA, with product MRILVVEKDETLNHLIVKALNESGYKSDSAYTVKDAKYFLDVRHYNLVIIDTDFGLSEVFKFINFAKDTYPLIKIILISNDMSIETEIKCLKMGADDYIRKPINFDLLIARVNVALRAGRESQIKIKDLVILKDEEKIIYKDKETYLKGKSFEVFMHLARYPNQVISKEQLLDAIWEEPELVTPNVIEVAINQIRQKVDKVFKIDTIKTIRRRGYKFCYPKE from the coding sequence ATGAGAATTTTAGTTGTCGAAAAAGATGAAACATTAAACCATTTAATAGTAAAAGCCCTCAATGAATCCGGATATAAAAGTGATTCTGCCTATACTGTCAAGGATGCTAAATATTTTTTAGATGTCAGGCATTATAATCTTGTAATAATAGATACGGATTTTGGACTTAGCGAAGTTTTTAAATTTATTAATTTTGCCAAAGACACCTATCCTTTAATAAAAATTATTTTAATCTCAAACGATATGTCGATTGAAACTGAAATTAAATGTTTAAAAATGGGGGCTGATGATTATATAAGAAAACCAATAAACTTTGATTTGTTAATAGCGAGGGTAAATGTAGCCCTTAGAGCTGGCAGGGAATCTCAGATAAAAATAAAAGATTTGGTTATTTTAAAAGATGAAGAAAAAATAATTTATAAAGATAAAGAGACATATCTCAAAGGAAAATCTTTTGAGGTTTTTATGCATTTGGCAAGGTATCCCAATCAGGTAATTTCAAAAGAACAGCTTCTTGATGCAATTTGGGAAGAACCGGAACTTGTAACCCCGAATGTAATTGAAGTTGCTATAAATCAAATACGTCAAAAGGTTGACAAAGTTTTTAAAATTGATACAATAAAGACCATTCGCCGAAGAGGCTATAAATTTTGTTATCCAAAGGAGTGA
- a CDS encoding YfhL family 4Fe-4S dicluster ferredoxin codes for MSLKITEECIACDACVDECPNGAIEAGEPIYEIDPDLCTECIEYGGEPQCVQVCPVDAIVPDPDNVESAKELKLKAELIHKGEEE; via the coding sequence ATGTCATTAAAAATAACAGAAGAATGCATTGCTTGTGATGCATGCGTTGATGAATGTCCAAACGGTGCAATAGAGGCTGGTGAGCCTATTTATGAAATAGACCCGGACCTTTGTACAGAATGTATAGAATATGGGGGAGAACCCCAGTGTGTACAGGTTTGCCCTGTAGATGCGATTGTGCCGGATCCTGATAATGTTGAAAGTGCGAAAGAACTAAAATTGAAAGCGGAACTTATCCATAAGGGTGAAGAAGAGTAA